The Pyrus communis chromosome 5, drPyrComm1.1, whole genome shotgun sequence region AAATTTAGAGAGTGGtgcttcttcgatttttgaacaagcagCCCTATTGAAGATCTGGCTCTTTCTTTTATAGGAGCACCAATTAAGTTCAAGGAGTTCATTCTGAAAGTTATTGCTTGTAGGaatttttcccttattttcatatttctGAGACTTACTGTACCtcattttttcttcatcttttctgaGAATGTCTGGCCCGTCCGACCGTCGTTTGGACTTGAATTCTGTAGAAGAGGTAGCCATTCTCATCAGGATAACATATAGCGCTCATCCTTCTAATCTCCTACTGGTCCCCTTACTATTGGGGACtttgtgatgaagaatgatatgACCGCTACGGTGGTGACCAAGAATTTTTTCACTCCCAAAGACAACAGACTACTTTCCAAATGatccgatgagttggctgttAAGGATTTTCTGGCTTTCAGTGTTAAGGATTTTCTGGCCAAGGGTCTTGCCATCGGAGTTCCTGAGCTTGTAAGAACCAGGGCGACTGATGCCAATAACTTCAAACGGTCCATCCTAATTTGGGCTAAGCGTGCCTTCACTCGGGACTCTGTCGCAGAGTAGTCTTTTCTTCAATACCCAGTCTCCCACTTTGAAAGAGTGAGGTTTGActcttgagtcatagtagttggaGATGTGTTGCTTGTAGGCGACATTCCTCAAGTGAGCTTGGTTTCTGTGTTCCTCGACTAGATCCAAGTTGAGGGTGAgttgtttgtcattttcactttgcatgtAGTTCTGGACTCGGAACGTTGCTTGCTCAAGCTTAACGAGGACAACAGCCTATGTACCAAAGTCAAGTGAGAATGGAGTTTCTCCTGCTGAAGTCCGATATGAAGTGTGGTATGATCAAAGAACTTGGGGTACAAATTCTGGCCAACAACCTTTAGCCTTGTCCAAGCTGGTTTTCAAAGTGcgcttgattattttgttgatggCCTTAACTTGTCCGTTAGATTGGGGATGAGCTGGGGAGGCAAAACATAAGTTGATGTTGAACTTAGAACAATGCATCCTGAACTTCTTATTGTCGAACTGTCGTCTATTGTCCGTGACTATCGTATTAGGAATGCCAAATCTGCAAAGGATGCTCTTCCATACGAAGTCTTTTATTTTTGCCTCAGTAATGGTTGCCAAGGGTTCTATATCGGCCCACTTTGTGAAGTAGTCAACTGCAATGATTGCATAGTGAACCTTGCCCTTTCTTACAGGCATTGGACCGATGAAATCAAGTCCCCATTGGGCGAAGGGCCAAGGGCTGATCATAGGAGTAAAAGGCTCGGGAGGGAGTGATGCATAGTTGCGTAGTGTTGACACTTATCACATGAGCGAGATATTCTGATGGCATCTTAGTGGAGTGTTGGCCAGTAATATCCTTGGCGAAAAGCTTTGTGTGCTAGGGATCGAGATCCAGCATGATCTCCGCAGACTCCTTCATGTATTTCTCGAAGGACAATTTTCGCTTCCGCAGGTGTGAGGCATTGTAAGTATGGTAGGTTAAAACCTCGCTTGTAGAGTTAGTCATTAATGATCAGGTAGCAGATAGACTTGTATCGAATCTGTTTAGCTTGGATTTTATCATTTGGGAGAGTGTCATGAATAAGAAATTTATAAATTGGGGTGATCCAGTTATCCCCATGTTGCAAGTTGCACACTTCTGTGACCATGGTGCTTGGTGTTGCCAATAATTCGACATGAATTTTTCTCCCAATCTTGTCTTCCATTGCTGAGGCGAGGCGAGCCAAAGTGTCTGCATGACTATTGGCCGCTCGAGGGACTTGTGAGATTTGGTAGTGGAAGTGCTTGAGCAAAAGTTGCGTTTGCGCAAGATACGCTACCATAGAGTTATCCTTATCGTCAAAGTTGTTCATGACTTGGTTAACCACCAATTGGGAGTCACTgaagatattaatttgtttaactccAAGGTGTTTGGCCAAACGTAAGCCTGCTAAAAGGGCCTCATACTCGGCTTCATTGTTTGACGCCTTGAATTTGAAGCAAAGAGCATACTCCATTACCACTTTGTCGGGGGTAGTCAGGACTAGTCCTGCTCCACAACCCTGTTAGTTGGATGAGCCATCAACATATAGAGTCCATACTGGGAATGTTGGTTCTACCTTCCGAGTTTCCAGGGGTGATGAAGTCACTGCCTCAGGTGTAGGAGAAATGTCAACGAGATAAGTGAATTTCGCAATGAAATTTGCAACTGCTTGGCCCTTTTCAGCTAGCTTTGGGTGGTAGGAGATGTCAAACTCTCTCAGTGCTATGGCCCATTTGATCATTCGCCCTGAAGTGTCAGGACTCTGAAGTATTTGTCGAAGGGGGTGATTGGTAAGCACGATGATGAAGTATGCTTGGAAGTAGGGGCGAAGTTTTCGAGCAGACATGACTAATGCTAGAGCTAATTTCTCAATGTTGGAGTATCGTGTCTCCGCATCTTGTAGAGCCTTGCTAGCGTAGTAGACA contains the following coding sequences:
- the LOC137734345 gene encoding uncharacterized protein, with the translated sequence MDMKEPVTSTDIQSLTGKVAALTRFISKVIDKCALFFKALKGSKNYITWIDECAEAFKNLKEYMSKAPLLSKPEVGDSLIVYLSISASTVSSVLIRRDGSIERPVYYASKALQDAETRYSNIEKLALALVMSARKLRPYFQAYFIIVLTNHPLRQILQSPDTSGRMIKWAIALREFDISYHPKLAEKGQAVANFIAKFTYLVDISPTPEAVTSSPLETRKGCGAGLVLTTPDKVVMEYALCFKFKASNNEAEYEALLAGLRLAKHLGVKQINIFSDSQLVVNQVMNNFDDKDNSMVAYLAQTQLLLKHFHYQISQVPRAANSHADTLARLASAMEDKIGRKIHVELLATPSTMVTEVCNLQHGDNWITPIYKFLIHDTLPNDKIQAKQIRYKSICYLIIND